The proteins below come from a single Tissierella sp. MB52-C2 genomic window:
- the gcvT gene encoding glycine cleavage system aminomethyltransferase GcvT, translating to MEARKTPLYDEHVKLGGKVVDYAGWYLPVQYEGLVPEHEAVRNAVGLFDVSHMGEITIKGKDALAFVDYLMTNDISKVVDNQIVYTFMCAPDGGVVDDLLVYRLAHDDFYLVVNASNADKDYKWITEQKGDFDVEITNISDTVGEVAIQGPLAQKVLQKLTNTDLNTITFFTLNRKVDVNGVECMLSRTGYTGEDGFEVYTTNEGVVKVWQDLLEAGKEEGIKPCGLGCRDTLRFEASLPLYGHEMSDVISPLEGGFKYFVKLDKASDFIGKEALNKQWTEGLKRKLAGFEMIGRGIPREGYEIQKDGKVIGHVTTGYMSPTLKKNIGNALIATEYTELGTEVDIMIRNKPVKAKIISKKFLTK from the coding sequence ATGGAAGCGAGGAAAACCCCATTATATGATGAACACGTAAAACTTGGAGGAAAAGTAGTAGATTATGCAGGATGGTATCTTCCAGTACAATACGAGGGTTTAGTTCCAGAACATGAGGCAGTTAGAAATGCAGTAGGTCTATTTGACGTATCCCATATGGGTGAAATCACAATAAAAGGTAAGGATGCTTTAGCGTTCGTAGATTATCTTATGACAAACGACATATCTAAAGTTGTAGATAATCAAATAGTTTATACTTTTATGTGTGCTCCAGATGGTGGAGTAGTAGATGACCTATTGGTTTACAGATTGGCTCATGATGACTTTTACTTAGTAGTAAATGCTTCAAATGCAGACAAGGATTATAAGTGGATTACAGAACAAAAAGGTGACTTTGATGTAGAAATTACTAATATTTCCGATACTGTTGGAGAAGTAGCAATACAAGGACCCTTAGCCCAAAAAGTACTACAAAAACTAACGAATACTGACTTAAATACAATTACATTCTTTACCTTAAATAGAAAAGTAGATGTCAATGGAGTAGAGTGTATGCTTTCTAGAACAGGATATACTGGAGAAGATGGATTCGAAGTATATACTACTAATGAAGGCGTAGTAAAGGTTTGGCAAGATTTACTTGAAGCAGGAAAAGAAGAAGGAATAAAGCCATGTGGTTTAGGATGTAGAGATACACTTAGATTTGAGGCTTCGTTACCATTATACGGACATGAAATGTCAGATGTAATATCACCACTAGAAGGTGGATTTAAATACTTTGTTAAACTTGATAAAGCATCAGACTTCATAGGAAAAGAAGCACTTAACAAACAATGGACAGAGGGACTTAAGAGAAAATTAGCTGGATTTGAAATGATTGGAAGAGGTATTCCAAGAGAAGGCTATGAAATCCAAAAAGATGGCAAGGTGATAGGCCATGTAACTACAGGATATATGTCACCTACACTTAAGAAAAATATTGGTAATGCACTTATAGCAACTGAATATACAGAGCTAGGTACAGAAGTAGATATTATGATTAGAAATAAGCCTGTTAAGGCTAAAATAATTAGTAAAAAATTCTTAACGAAATAA
- a CDS encoding phosphatase PAP2 family protein: MKEQTNKKHKAIALSLMLILFFTLGFMVKGSSEGILFDVKIIEYVHNNTIPGILKFMRFISFVGSANFLLPVTAMIISYTLIKKKYYISKLLLLSTLGSYILNFILKQIFHRTRPIEYFLVKQGGLSFPSGHSMVTMSLYSTIAFLLAKKVKDKGKRRLIYTISFVMICLMGISRIYLGVHWPTDVIGGYLMGYVFYCLSITLVKE; this comes from the coding sequence ATGAAAGAACAAACAAACAAAAAGCATAAGGCTATTGCATTGAGCTTAATGTTAATATTATTTTTTACATTAGGTTTCATGGTAAAGGGCAGCAGTGAAGGTATTCTTTTTGATGTAAAAATAATAGAATATGTACATAACAATACTATTCCGGGAATATTAAAATTTATGAGATTTATATCCTTTGTAGGCTCTGCCAATTTCTTATTGCCAGTTACTGCAATGATTATTTCATATACTTTAATTAAGAAGAAATACTATATATCTAAATTATTATTATTATCTACATTAGGTTCTTATATATTAAACTTTATATTGAAGCAAATCTTTCATAGAACAAGACCAATAGAATATTTTTTGGTGAAACAAGGGGGATTAAGTTTCCCCAGTGGACATTCTATGGTTACTATGAGCCTTTATTCTACAATAGCATTTTTATTGGCGAAAAAAGTAAAAGATAAGGGAAAAAGAAGATTAATATATACTATATCCTTTGTCATGATTTGCCTAATGGGTATAAGTAGGATTTATCTTGGAGTACATTGGCCAACAGATGTAATAGGTGGATATTTAATGGGATATGTATTCTATTGTTTGAGTATTACCTTAGTTAAGGAATAG
- the gcvPB gene encoding aminomethyl-transferring glycine dehydrogenase subunit GcvPB, translating to MRKYDKLIFELSKPGRKAYNLPGLDVEDKCIKNFIPEEFLSDSEVNFPELSEVDVVRHYTNLSNKNYGLDTGFYPLGSCTMKYNPKINEDAARYDGFANIHPYQSEDCAQGALQLMYELDKSLAEIAGMDKMSLQPAAGAHGELTGIMVIKAYHEKNGDFNRNKIIVPDSAHGTNPATAAMAGYKIVEVKSTKEGLVDIEALRAVVGDDTAGLMLTNPNTLGIFEKDIKEIAKIVHDAGGQLYYDGANANAILGHARPGDMGFDVVHFNIHKTFSTPHGGGGPGSGPIGVKKHLEEFLPVPIVEKEGERYFLDYNVPNTIGKVKDFYGHFGILVRAYTYILTMGSDGLKKASEIAVLNANYMANKLKEHFYLPIDTLFKHEFVLGGLKDTLSEVTTLDIAKRLLDLGYHPPTVYFPLIINQAIMIEPTETESKETLDEFIDAMIQISQESKDNPQILKDAPNNTRVSRPDETKAARSPVLKYEG from the coding sequence ATGAGAAAATATGATAAATTAATATTCGAATTATCTAAACCAGGAAGAAAGGCATATAATCTTCCAGGACTAGATGTAGAAGATAAATGTATAAAGAATTTTATTCCAGAAGAATTTTTAAGTGATAGCGAAGTTAACTTCCCAGAATTATCTGAAGTTGATGTAGTTAGACACTATACTAATTTATCCAATAAAAACTATGGATTAGATACTGGATTCTATCCACTTGGATCTTGTACAATGAAATATAATCCAAAGATTAATGAAGATGCAGCAAGATATGATGGTTTTGCAAATATCCATCCATATCAATCAGAAGACTGTGCTCAAGGGGCATTACAGTTAATGTATGAACTAGATAAATCCCTTGCTGAAATAGCAGGTATGGATAAGATGAGTTTACAGCCAGCAGCTGGTGCTCATGGTGAGTTAACTGGTATAATGGTTATAAAAGCATATCATGAGAAAAATGGGGATTTTAATAGAAATAAAATTATAGTTCCAGACTCAGCTCATGGTACTAATCCAGCTACTGCAGCAATGGCAGGATATAAAATAGTGGAAGTTAAATCTACTAAAGAAGGTTTAGTAGATATAGAAGCACTTAGAGCTGTAGTTGGAGATGATACAGCAGGCTTAATGCTTACAAATCCAAATACTTTAGGTATATTTGAGAAGGATATTAAAGAAATAGCTAAGATTGTTCATGATGCTGGTGGACAATTATACTATGACGGGGCAAATGCCAATGCAATCCTTGGTCATGCGAGACCAGGAGATATGGGATTTGACGTAGTTCACTTTAATATTCATAAGACATTCTCAACACCTCATGGTGGTGGTGGACCAGGTTCAGGACCAATAGGAGTTAAGAAACACCTTGAAGAATTCCTACCAGTTCCAATTGTAGAAAAAGAAGGAGAAAGATATTTCTTAGACTACAATGTTCCAAATACTATAGGTAAAGTTAAAGACTTCTATGGACACTTTGGCATATTAGTGAGAGCATATACTTACATCCTAACAATGGGTAGCGATGGATTAAAGAAAGCTAGTGAAATAGCAGTATTGAATGCTAACTATATGGCAAATAAATTAAAAGAACACTTCTATTTACCAATAGATACTTTATTCAAGCATGAGTTTGTATTAGGTGGATTAAAAGATACATTATCAGAAGTAACTACATTGGATATAGCTAAGAGATTGCTTGATCTTGGATATCATCCACCAACAGTTTACTTCCCACTAATTATCAATCAAGCAATAATGATTGAGCCAACAGAAACTGAATCTAAGGAAACTCTTGATGAGTTCATCGATGCTATGATTCAAATTTCTCAAGAATCAAAGGATAATCCACAAATACTAAAAGATGCACCTAATAATACTAGAGTAAGTAGACCAGATGAAACTAAGGCAGCGAGAAGTCCTGTTCTTAAATACGAAGGGTAG
- a CDS encoding ABC transporter permease subunit yields the protein MKSFILKNRRLSIISKGLIIVIWILLSRIIDNEVIFPTISSTFHNIIDIISRPNFLLIIGYSIIRTVIGFAVSLFLGIIVGILSSLYKIIYYLMTPIIDFLTSVPTMAIIILALIWLNNEFAPMFVGFIMVFPILYETVLKGILNVDNNIIEMARIYKVDKITIIKDIYIPNIFINLSYIFSSAMGINFKMVIAGEVLSQPKYAIGSSLQLQKMYLNTSGVFAWIIIILLIAKIFEYILEGIKYLCMKLRT from the coding sequence ATGAAAAGCTTTATTTTGAAAAATAGAAGATTATCTATTATTTCAAAAGGATTAATAATAGTCATATGGATACTGCTATCAAGGATTATAGATAATGAGGTAATATTTCCTACAATAAGTAGTACATTCCATAATATTATAGATATAATCAGTAGACCCAATTTTCTTCTTATTATAGGATATTCTATAATAAGAACTGTCATTGGATTTGCTGTTTCATTATTTTTAGGGATTATTGTTGGGATATTATCTAGTCTTTATAAGATTATATATTATTTAATGACACCTATAATAGATTTCTTAACTTCAGTACCAACCATGGCGATTATTATACTAGCTCTTATATGGCTGAATAATGAATTTGCACCAATGTTTGTAGGATTTATTATGGTATTTCCAATACTATATGAAACAGTTTTGAAAGGAATACTAAATGTAGATAATAACATTATAGAGATGGCAAGGATATATAAAGTAGATAAAATAACGATTATAAAAGACATCTACATACCAAATATTTTTATAAATTTAAGCTATATTTTTTCTTCTGCAATGGGAATTAACTTTAAGATGGTAATAGCAGGAGAGGTCTTATCACAGCCTAAATATGCCATAGGAAGCAGTCTTCAGTTGCAGAAAATGTATTTAAACACTTCTGGAGTTTTTGCTTGGATAATAATAATTTTACTTATCGCTAAGATATTTGAGTATATATTAGAAGGGATAAAATATTTATGTATGAAGTTAAGAACATAA
- the gcvPA gene encoding aminomethyl-transferring glycine dehydrogenase subunit GcvPA: MFPYIPTTREDEQEMLKSIGLNSPEDLFSDIPKDLQLNRELNLPKSKSELEVSSYLTALANKNCSMSELTCFLGAGAYDHYIPSIIDHIISRSEFYTSYTPYQPEISQGTLQYIFEFQTLMCNLTGMDVANASLYDGGTAITEAALMAAAHSRKDEIIISKTVRPESIQILKTYAHVQGLKVIEVDMKDGVTDLEALDNLVNDNTAAVVVQSPNFFGIIEDLKATGEIIHKAKKASFIASVDPISLAILKKPSELGVDIVVGEAQGMGIPVSFGGPYLGFIAAKSEYMRKLPGRIVGQTEDKNGKRSFVLTLTAREQHIRREKATSNICSNQGLNVLAATIYMVTMGKEGLKEVALQSTKKAHYAFEQLTKSGKYTPVFDKPFFKEFAVTSDLCPENITKELRKANIIGGYNLSKDYPQLENAVLYAVTEKRTKDEIDKLSSVLEGIK, from the coding sequence ATGTTTCCATACATTCCAACTACTCGTGAAGACGAGCAGGAGATGTTAAAGTCTATCGGACTTAATTCTCCGGAAGATCTTTTTAGTGATATTCCAAAGGATTTACAGTTAAATAGAGAGTTAAATTTACCTAAGTCAAAATCTGAGCTTGAAGTTAGTTCATATTTGACAGCTTTAGCTAATAAAAACTGCTCTATGAGTGAATTAACTTGCTTCCTTGGAGCTGGAGCATATGATCACTATATTCCTTCAATAATAGATCATATTATTTCAAGGTCTGAATTTTATACATCATATACTCCATACCAACCAGAGATAAGTCAAGGAACATTACAGTATATATTTGAGTTCCAAACACTTATGTGTAATTTAACTGGAATGGATGTTGCAAATGCTTCCCTATATGATGGAGGTACTGCAATTACTGAAGCGGCTTTAATGGCTGCGGCACATTCTAGAAAAGATGAAATAATAATCTCTAAAACAGTAAGACCAGAATCAATTCAAATCTTAAAAACTTATGCTCATGTTCAAGGGCTTAAGGTTATAGAGGTAGATATGAAAGACGGAGTTACTGATTTAGAAGCATTAGATAACTTAGTAAATGATAATACTGCAGCAGTAGTAGTTCAAAGTCCAAACTTCTTTGGTATTATAGAAGACTTAAAAGCTACAGGTGAAATTATTCATAAAGCTAAAAAAGCTAGTTTTATAGCATCAGTTGATCCAATATCCCTTGCTATTCTAAAAAAACCTAGTGAACTAGGAGTAGATATTGTAGTAGGAGAAGCACAAGGAATGGGAATACCTGTATCATTTGGTGGACCATATCTAGGATTTATAGCTGCAAAATCTGAATATATGAGAAAGTTACCTGGTAGAATAGTAGGACAAACTGAAGATAAAAATGGTAAAAGATCTTTTGTTCTAACTCTTACAGCTAGAGAACAACATATAAGAAGAGAAAAAGCTACTTCTAATATTTGTTCTAACCAAGGATTAAATGTTTTAGCTGCAACTATATACATGGTTACCATGGGTAAAGAAGGACTTAAAGAGGTTGCACTACAAAGCACTAAGAAGGCACATTATGCTTTTGAGCAACTTACTAAGTCTGGTAAATACACACCAGTATTTGACAAGCCATTCTTTAAGGAATTTGCTGTTACATCAGATTTATGCCCTGAAAATATTACTAAAGAATTAAGAAAAGCTAATATTATAGGCGGCTATAATTTAAGTAAAGATTATCCCCAATTAGAAAACGCTGTCCTTTATGCAGTAACTGAAAAGAGGACAAAAGATGAAATAGATAAATTAAGTAGTGTATTGGAGGGGATAAAATGA
- the lpdA gene encoding dihydrolipoyl dehydrogenase encodes MTKTIAVIGAGPGGYVAAIRGAQLGANIILIENREVGGTCLNRGCIPTKTYFRNAEIMSNFKRAEEFGITVGDFKMDGKALQERKNNVVGTLVKGIEQLISSYKNIEFYNGTANIKDKNTISIDLKDGTEKTVTVDNIVIATGSKPQMTETKGVDLDGVITSDELLEMSEIPETLIVVGGGVIGLEFASIYQELGSQVILLASRILKDADKEISRRLTPILKKQGIETYVDIRAKEITKEGDKLKVLAKYKEKDEEIEVIGDKVLIASGRGPVLEGLNLDELGMKYDNKGIFVNQEFETNIEGIYAIGDVNRGVQLAHVASAQGVYVMEKIMGHTPDINLDIYPNCVFTMTEVAHVGHTEEELKEKGIPYKASKFMFAANGKALSLGEGEGIIKILAGEDKKVLGVHILGPHANDLIHEGALAISNDLDIHSIMRTIHAHPTLSEAFFEATLGLENQAIHIAPPRKRR; translated from the coding sequence TTGACTAAAACTATTGCAGTTATAGGAGCTGGTCCAGGAGGCTATGTAGCGGCAATAAGAGGAGCTCAGCTTGGTGCAAATATCATCTTAATAGAAAATAGAGAAGTAGGGGGTACATGTCTCAACCGAGGCTGTATCCCTACTAAAACATATTTTAGAAATGCTGAAATAATGTCTAATTTTAAAAGGGCAGAGGAATTTGGCATTACAGTAGGCGACTTCAAGATGGATGGGAAAGCACTTCAAGAGAGAAAAAATAATGTAGTAGGTACTTTAGTAAAGGGTATCGAACAACTTATATCTTCTTATAAAAATATAGAATTCTATAATGGAACAGCTAATATAAAAGATAAGAATACTATTTCTATAGATTTAAAAGATGGAACTGAAAAGACTGTTACTGTAGACAACATAGTAATAGCTACAGGTTCTAAACCTCAAATGACTGAAACAAAGGGAGTAGATTTAGATGGAGTAATTACATCTGATGAACTTCTAGAAATGAGTGAGATTCCAGAAACATTAATTGTAGTAGGTGGAGGAGTAATAGGTTTAGAGTTTGCAAGTATTTATCAAGAATTAGGTTCTCAAGTTATTCTTCTAGCATCAAGAATATTAAAGGATGCAGATAAAGAGATTTCAAGAAGACTTACTCCAATACTAAAGAAACAAGGTATTGAAACGTATGTAGATATAAGAGCTAAAGAGATCACTAAAGAAGGAGACAAGCTGAAGGTTTTAGCCAAGTATAAAGAAAAAGATGAAGAAATAGAAGTAATAGGAGATAAAGTACTTATTGCATCAGGTCGAGGGCCCGTATTAGAGGGACTAAACCTAGATGAATTAGGAATGAAATATGATAATAAAGGTATATTTGTAAATCAAGAATTTGAGACAAATATAGAGGGCATATATGCTATAGGAGATGTGAATAGAGGAGTACAATTAGCTCATGTAGCATCGGCTCAAGGTGTATATGTAATGGAGAAAATAATGGGTCATACGCCAGACATTAATTTGGATATATACCCGAATTGTGTATTTACAATGACTGAGGTAGCTCATGTAGGACATACTGAAGAGGAACTAAAGGAAAAAGGAATACCTTACAAAGCTAGTAAATTTATGTTTGCAGCCAATGGAAAAGCCTTATCTTTGGGAGAAGGGGAAGGGATAATTAAAATACTTGCTGGAGAAGATAAAAAAGTTCTAGGAGTTCATATTCTAGGACCTCATGCAAATGATTTAATACATGAAGGTGCATTGGCTATATCTAATGATTTAGATATTCACAGCATAATGAGAACAATTCATGCTCATCCAACTCTTTCAGAGGCATTCTTTGAAGCTACATTAGGATTAGAGAATCAAGCAATTCATATAGCACCACCAAGAAAAAGAAGATAG
- a CDS encoding MqnA/MqnD/SBP family protein: protein MRIYFRLLVVLVIVTSVIMGCTKETIINKEVKAISFSYQDGTPALTASKIAMENPILDKYIDINYELVKSPDLLVAKILKEEADIAIVPSNLAAQAFNKGLSYEVIGTSVWGSLYLTSTEKINSVEELKGKEIYSFGKGLTPDLVFRYILNENGIDPDKDVNINYLNAAPEVGAVFLSGKSNLAVLAEPLLTTVMMKKEDAKVVLDLNKEWEKVTGAENGFPQASLIIKRDLIDNNLEFVKNFIKAYEESRKWAGENKDKLAKYAEELEISVNRDTIEKGITWNSMETFNIKDCKEEYEVYYNAILDFAPDFIGGKMPDEKLYFEK, encoded by the coding sequence ATGAGAATATATTTTAGATTATTAGTGGTACTAGTCATTGTGACATCAGTAATAATGGGGTGTACTAAAGAAACCATCATAAATAAAGAGGTAAAAGCCATAAGCTTTTCTTATCAAGATGGTACACCTGCCTTAACAGCCTCTAAGATTGCTATGGAGAACCCAATTTTAGATAAATACATAGATATTAACTATGAATTAGTAAAATCCCCAGACTTACTAGTTGCTAAAATATTGAAAGAAGAGGCAGATATAGCCATAGTTCCATCAAATCTTGCAGCTCAAGCTTTTAATAAAGGGCTATCCTATGAAGTTATTGGAACTTCTGTATGGGGATCACTCTATTTAACAAGTACAGAAAAGATAAATAGTGTTGAAGAATTGAAGGGTAAAGAAATATATAGTTTTGGAAAGGGTCTTACTCCAGATTTAGTCTTCAGATATATTCTAAATGAAAATGGCATAGATCCAGATAAGGATGTAAATATAAATTATTTAAATGCTGCTCCAGAAGTTGGTGCTGTATTTTTAAGTGGAAAAAGTAATTTAGCAGTTTTAGCTGAGCCACTACTTACTACAGTAATGATGAAAAAAGAAGATGCTAAAGTAGTCCTTGATTTAAATAAAGAATGGGAAAAGGTAACAGGTGCAGAAAATGGTTTCCCCCAGGCAAGTCTAATAATAAAAAGGGATTTAATAGATAATAATCTAGAGTTTGTAAAGAATTTTATTAAAGCTTATGAGGAAAGTAGAAAATGGGCAGGAGAAAACAAAGACAAACTAGCTAAATATGCAGAAGAACTTGAAATCAGTGTAAATAGAGATACAATAGAGAAAGGAATTACATGGAATAGTATGGAAACCTTTAATATAAAGGATTGTAAAGAGGAGTATGAGGTTTATTACAATGCCATATTAGATTTTGCACCAGATTTCATAGGGGGAAAAATGCCAGATGAAAAGCTTTATTTTGAAAAATAG
- the gcvH gene encoding glycine cleavage system protein GcvH, whose translation MKVQKGLQYTNDHEWVKVEGDVAVIGVADYAQHHLGDIVYVELPEIDDEIEREEAFSAVESVKAAADIYMPVSGKVVAINEELIDDPALLNSDPYENWMIKVEMTNKAELDELMTSEDYEKFLAEEE comes from the coding sequence ATGAAAGTTCAAAAAGGTTTACAATACACTAATGATCATGAATGGGTTAAAGTAGAAGGAGACGTAGCAGTTATAGGTGTTGCAGATTATGCACAACATCACTTAGGAGACATAGTTTATGTAGAGTTACCAGAAATTGATGATGAAATTGAAAGAGAAGAAGCTTTCTCAGCTGTAGAATCAGTTAAAGCAGCAGCAGATATCTATATGCCAGTAAGTGGTAAAGTAGTAGCAATAAACGAAGAATTAATCGATGATCCTGCTCTTTTAAACTCTGATCCATATGAGAACTGGATGATTAAAGTAGAAATGACTAACAAAGCTGAGTTAGACGAATTAATGACAAGTGAGGACTACGAAAAGTTTTTAGCTGAGGAGGAATAA
- the cwlD gene encoding N-acetylmuramoyl-L-alanine amidase CwlD — protein MKLIIIKKKYLLISAIFLIVILTLGLFILKKSKIMPVTYLPIANKVIAIDAGHGGVDPGAVSKRGIKEDEINLEIALKLKRLIEQSGGIVVMTRSEDEGLYTTEAKTLRQMKREDLSKRKEIVNESNSEVFISIHLNSFIRSTYYGAQTFYKKDSEEGERLAIIIQNELKNILDKDNNRQPQDRDDIYILNEVNIPSVLVECGFLSNANEEQLLTNESYQEKIAWSIYVGIMNYFNEMNLGYDY, from the coding sequence ATGAAGTTAATAATCATAAAGAAGAAATATCTTCTAATATCAGCTATATTCTTAATAGTAATTTTAACTTTAGGACTCTTTATATTAAAAAAATCTAAAATAATGCCAGTTACCTATTTACCCATAGCAAATAAGGTTATTGCCATAGATGCAGGACATGGTGGAGTAGATCCAGGAGCTGTAAGCAAAAGGGGAATTAAAGAAGATGAAATAAACTTAGAAATAGCACTAAAACTGAAGCGACTAATTGAACAAAGCGGTGGTATAGTAGTGATGACTAGGTCTGAAGATGAGGGATTATATACAACAGAGGCTAAAACATTACGCCAGATGAAAAGAGAAGATTTATCCAAAAGAAAAGAAATAGTAAATGAAAGCAATAGTGAAGTATTTATCTCAATACATTTAAATAGTTTCATTAGATCTACATACTATGGTGCACAGACTTTTTATAAAAAAGACTCAGAAGAAGGGGAAAGATTGGCAATAATAATACAAAACGAATTAAAAAATATATTAGATAAAGACAACAATAGGCAACCTCAAGATAGAGATGATATATATATATTAAATGAAGTCAATATTCCTTCGGTATTAGTAGAGTGCGGATTTCTTTCGAATGCTAATGAAGAACAACTTTTAACTAATGAATCATATCAGGAAAAAATAGCATGGTCAATTTATGTAGGAATAATGAATTATTTTAATGAAATGAACTTAGGATACGACTATTAA
- a CDS encoding M42 family metallopeptidase, with amino-acid sequence MNIDIEKILDKMKKYLDIPSPTGYTKEAITEVQKDFEYLGLSTQLTKKGALIATLGGQNDDEHVMLSAHIDTLGAMVKEITNDGKLKYNKVGGGSWSAIEGENCYIITRKGKRIRGSIVPKIASTHIYGQEKANIARDQTNMLVRIDEIVKSKADVLKLGINVGDFIALDTRTEITESGFIKSRYLDNKLAVAILLEICRYFKENSITPKYTTHFYISNYEEAGHGVSVIPEKTKEMIAIDVGIVGEGQESNEFSVSIAAKDKKSPYNFEFRNKLVDIAEENNIDYVVDVYNFYSSDATQCMHQGKDVNFASLGPAVDSSHHYERTHVRSIINTTKLLIKYLY; translated from the coding sequence TTGAATATAGATATAGAAAAGATATTAGATAAGATGAAAAAATACTTGGATATACCTAGTCCCACTGGTTATACAAAGGAAGCCATAACAGAAGTCCAAAAAGACTTTGAATATCTAGGATTGTCTACTCAACTAACTAAAAAAGGAGCTTTAATTGCTACTTTGGGTGGACAAAATGATGATGAACATGTGATGCTATCAGCTCACATTGATACTTTAGGTGCTATGGTTAAAGAAATAACTAATGATGGTAAGCTAAAATATAATAAAGTTGGTGGGGGTAGTTGGTCTGCTATAGAGGGAGAAAACTGCTATATAATAACTAGAAAAGGTAAGAGAATCCGAGGATCCATAGTTCCTAAAATTGCTTCAACTCATATTTATGGTCAAGAAAAAGCAAATATAGCTAGAGATCAAACTAATATGCTTGTTAGAATTGATGAAATAGTAAAATCAAAAGCAGATGTACTTAAGCTAGGCATTAATGTGGGAGACTTCATAGCTCTTGACACAAGAACAGAAATAACGGAAAGTGGATTTATTAAAAGCAGATACTTAGATAATAAGTTAGCAGTGGCTATTTTACTAGAAATATGTCGATATTTTAAAGAGAATTCTATAACTCCTAAATATACTACACATTTTTATATAAGTAATTATGAAGAAGCAGGTCATGGAGTGTCTGTGATTCCAGAAAAGACAAAGGAAATGATAGCAATAGATGTAGGAATTGTGGGAGAAGGGCAAGAATCCAATGAGTTTAGTGTAAGCATTGCAGCTAAGGATAAAAAAAGCCCATATAATTTTGAATTTAGAAATAAACTTGTAGATATAGCTGAAGAAAATAACATAGATTATGTAGTTGATGTATATAATTTTTATAGTTCTGATGCTACTCAATGTATGCATCAAGGAAAAGATGTAAATTTTGCTTCTTTAGGACCCGCAGTAGATTCTTCTCATCATTATGAGAGAACTCATGTAAGGTCTATAATAAATACAACTAAATTATTAATTAAATATTTGTATTAG
- a CDS encoding ABC transporter ATP-binding protein codes for MYEVKNIIKSYNDLKVLENISIDFSKNKTTCILGHSGCGKTTLLNILSGITKEDSGEIIGFKEDISFVFQDDRLIPWKNVKDNINFVLKGKMSKEQIETTIDKYLKLVNLQEYKHYYPKDLSGGMRQKISILRAFAYPSNLLIMDEPFKSLDINSKQILIDFLKELRIIENKTCIIVTHDIEEAIALGHRIVILTEKPTKVKRVIELDNIKDKLQLKRLIERELTG; via the coding sequence ATGTATGAAGTTAAGAACATAATTAAAAGTTATAATGATTTAAAGGTATTAGAAAATATTAGCATTGATTTTTCTAAAAATAAAACAACATGTATTTTAGGGCATTCTGGCTGTGGAAAAACTACTCTTTTAAATATACTATCAGGAATAACGAAAGAAGATTCAGGAGAAATAATAGGATTTAAAGAAGATATATCTTTTGTTTTTCAAGATGATAGACTTATTCCATGGAAGAATGTAAAAGACAATATAAATTTTGTTTTGAAAGGAAAAATGAGTAAAGAGCAAATAGAAACTACTATAGATAAATATTTAAAATTAGTAAATTTACAGGAATATAAACACTATTATCCTAAAGATCTAAGTGGTGGAATGCGGCAAAAGATAAGTATATTAAGAGCATTTGCATATCCTTCAAACTTGCTTATAATGGACGAGCCTTTTAAATCCTTAGACATTAATAGTAAGCAAATATTAATAGATTTTTTAAAAGAATTAAGAATAATTGAAAATAAAACATGTATAATAGTAACCCATGATATAGAGGAGGCAATAGCTTTAGGTCATAGGATAGTAATACTAACAGAAAAACCTACCAAGGTAAAAAGAGTAATAGAATTAGATAATATCAAAGATAAACTTCAATTAAAAAGACTTATAGAAAGAGAGTTAACTGGCTAA